From Nerophis lumbriciformis linkage group LG11, RoL_Nlum_v2.1, whole genome shotgun sequence, one genomic window encodes:
- the phf5a gene encoding PHD finger-like domain-containing protein 5A gives MAKHHPDLIFCRKQAGVAIGRLCEKCDGKCVICDSYVRPCTLVRICDECNYGSYQGRCVICGGPGVSDAYYCKECTIQEKDRDGCPKIVNLGSSKTDLFYERKKYGFKKR, from the exons ATGGCAAAGCATCATCCAGATTTGATCTTCTGCCGAAAACAAGCTGGTGTTG CCATCGGCAGACTTTGCGAGAAAT GTGATGGAAAGTGTGTCATCTGTGATTCTTACGTGAGGCCGTGCACACTGGTACGCATCTGTGACGAGTGCAACTATGGCTCCTACCAGGGCCGCTGCGTCATCTGTGGAGGGCCCGGCGTGTCCGACGCATACTACTGTAAAGAATGTACCATTCAGGAGAAAGAT cgAGATGGCTGTCCAAAAATTGTGAATTTGGGCAGCTCTAAAACGGATCTGTTTTATGAAAGGAAGAAGTATGGCTTCAAGAAGAGGTGA